The genome window GGTGCTAGAGCGGGTACCAGGAAGAAGTCGGTCCTCCCGGCTGTCTGGTGAGTGACGGCCCAGGCTGGTGACCATTTCCCAGGGCCCGtccctgggagggggagggggacccTCCACTAACTGCTGGCAGGAAGAATCCCGGCTGTTCCCCGAACACACTTTTGGAAGCACAGACCGGGTGCGCGGCAGCGGGCCACGAATGCAGCCGGGTACTGGGACGTGCAAGCCGCGGTAACTGGAGCGGGGGATCCTGGGCGGTATACCCCGGTCTGGGGTGGCCTTGGAAAGAGAAGGGGGCCTGCTCCCACGACCGGTGGGATAACCCGGGGCCAAGGTCAGGCTACGGCCCGGATCGCCCCGCCGCCACCCCGGGTCCACGTGGGGAGCAGGCCGGCGAGGCTGGCGCGGCGCCCACGCCCGTAGCTGGGAGAGCAGGAAGTAATCTCCCGCGGGCGCGGCCCTGGGCGTGGCGCTGCAGGTGCGGCTCAATGTGGCGCGGGCCGGCGGCAGGTGCAGAGGACGGGGGTGAGCGCGGGGTCGCCTTCTCGGCCAGCGAACGCCAGCCCCGGGGTCGGAGCTTGCGGCTGAGCCGGGCCTGGAGAGGGTgtttggggagggggtgctgaCTTGAGGCTCGGATCCGGCCGCCGGGAGGGTCTCGaatcgggggtggggtggggggcgctgCTGGGGGTCTCCGGCTCGGGAGAGGGATGGGGCGGTGAAAGTAGGGGGAAGGAGGAGACTGCAACAAGGTTTTGGAAGTGTGAGCGGGACTAGGTAGAGGGACGCGGGGCAGGTTACGGGGCGGGGGTTCTCTAGACGCCGGGGAACGCGGGGTGGTCCCAAGGCTCTGGGGACGCAGTCCTGCCCGGGGATGAGGGGAAACGTGGACCTGCAGATGAGCCGAGTCGAGAGGCGTTAAGCCTCTAGAGGATATGGAGCAGGGGCGGAGGAGGGGGactgggggcaggaagggggccGAGGCTCTAGCACCCACAGGCACCTCCCGCGGCTACCGAGATCTAACACCAGCACCACCATCTGCGGGCAGGGAGCGCACAAGGGCTGCCAGAGACCCGACGCGAGCCTGACTCCGAAGGCCATTTCTCTGAGGCTGTGGCTTTAAGGGAGACGCTGGGCTTGCGGGCTCTTTAAGGAGGCGGTTGGGGGCGTGTCAGGAAATGAGTCCTGGGCCCGCCTCGCCGGCGGGAGCGGCCTCGGAAGTCCGGAGGCTGCGGGGCGGAGCTAGGGCCGGCACCGGGGAAGACCGCCCGCCTGGGGCTTGTACTGGCCCAACTTCCTTCCGGTCCAAAGCGCCTGGGCCCTGAGCGCCTCTGACCTCGCCTGCACCCTCTTTCCAAACCCCCCGCACGCTCTCCTTTCAGCTCCTTGCATGCCTCCCCCTCTCACCCTGCAAACCTTTCTCTCCCATAGCAACCCATGCCTGTCTCTCTCTGCACCTCTTCCTCACGCTGTCCTCCGCCCTTTTCTAGCACCTCCGCCCTGCATTTCTCCCCCTTTTCCTTCCAtatctctcccccgccccccccttcCTGCGAATCCTCCTTGCTAGGTCCCAGCCCCTTCTCCCCTGACCTGTCATCTCTGTCCAACCTTAGCCCGTCCCTCACCTCTTCCCTGTGTCTGTCTCATGAACCCCCTCAGGGTGGCAGCAGGTTGTGGGACTCACCCCAGAGCAGAACCTCTCCATCCAGGAGAAGGGTGGGAGGCCTCCAGGCCACCTGCCATGTGACAGTTGAGGACTTCAGCTTGCAGAAAGCAGAAGTGAGCCCACAGCTCCGTACTCCAGGAAATCAGTCTGGCTGTAGGGTGACCCAGCTACTCTGCTACCATGAACAGGGCCTCTCTGAAGCGGTCAAAGATCCTGCACATGGCACTGATGGGGACTTCCGACCCTTCCGGAGAGGCAGAGGCCAGCCACGAGAAGCCCTTTGTGCTGCGGGCACTGCAGATCGCTCTGGTAGTCTCTCTCTACTGGGTCACGTCCATCTCCATGGTGTTCCTTAACAAGTACCTGCTGGATAGCCCCTCCCTACGGCTGGACACCCCCATCTTCGTCACCTTCTACCAGTGCCTGGTGACCGCGCTGCTGTGCAAGGGCCTCAGCTCACTGGCCACCTGCTGCCCTGGTACCATGGACTTCCCCACCCTGCGCCTGGACCTCAGGGTGGCCCGAAGCATCCTGCCCCTGTCGGTGGTCTTCATTGGCATGATCACCTTCAATAACCTCTGCCTCAAGTATGTGGGTGTGGCCTTCTACAACGTGGGCCGCTCACTCACCACCGTCTTCAATGTGCTGCTCTCCTACCTGCTGCTCAAGCAAACCACCTCCTTCTATGCCCTGCTCACCTGCAGCATCATCATTGGTGAGTGGCCAGCCAGGGCCACGGGGAATGGCTGTGGGGGATGGGGGAAGATGGGGGCCAAAACCCTAAAGAACAACCCTGTCAAACACCTTTGACTTTATCTGTCCCAGCTCCCTTGTCGTGACAGTCATATGAGGAAGAGCCTGGGGTCCAGAGAAAGCAAGTAACTTTCTGGAGGTCACCTAGCAAGTTAGGGGCCCAATCAGGGCCCTTCAAACAAGATGGGATTCTAATCTACATTTCACAGAgggaaaaccaaggcacagagaagttaagtaatttgtcaaAGATCACTCAGCtaagtggcagaggtgggatcTGATCTCAAGTAATCTGGCTCCTTACACTTGACCACTATACTCTCTTGCTTCTCAAGACTTCAAGTGTCCTGACTCCCCATCCAGTGCTCTTTCTAGAGGACATGGCATCTTGTAATAAATATACCATCACCGTCTGACCTTGCAGGCTTACAATAATGCCTGAGTCAGTGGCAAGAGATATGCTTTGAGATAACTTAGCCGTCTTCCCAGACTTGAccctcagaaaataaaaatgattgatgGGGACATTGTGCTAATCATTCGCATACAGCATCTCCTATGTTCCCCAGAGATCCCCTGGGTGGTGGCATCACCATGATCAACTCTacacaaacaaggaaactgatactcagagaggttaagtcacttaccCAGAGCCCCACAGCTAGGAAGTAGCCATGCTGGGATGCAAACTCAGATTGGCCGGACCCCCAGGCCTGTGTTTCTAACCACTCTGCTCTGTTCTTGTCCCCTAGAGGTTAGAACTGCACTATCCAGTTCAGCAGCCACGGACCACATGTGTCTATTCCAATTCAAAttcagtgaaatttttaaaattcagttattcAGTTGCAGGTGTTGTTACCTGATTctgtagccacatttcaagtgcttagtcaCCACGTGTAgccagtggctactgtattggacagcacagatgacAGAGCATTTCCATCGTCACAAAATGTTTTATTGCAGCCCATTAGGTAAGAGCACCCCCAGCTTCCCACCCCCTCAGAGCCCTCCTGGGGCTCAGTCATCCAGGAATGGGATCTTTCTTTGAACCTGTTCGGGTTCCTCCTGGTGCTGCAAATTTCTTCTTGGTTGACCTACATGTTCTCAGTTGGTGTCTCAGAGTCTCAGGCTGAGATGCACTGGCTGCCGAGGAGAGGCCCATCGCAGGCCACCTGTCCTAGAAAATGTTCCCCTCACTGAGCCACTTCGGGACCTAGGGCTGCCCAGTCTAGGTCCAAGGTGGGAGAGGGAGCAGGGCAGAGGTTGGAGTGGGGGGGAGCTGCTAAGACCCCTGGCAGATCGGGCTCGCTGCTCCCACTTCCTCCCCAAGGGAGCTGGTATGGGTTCCCAGGCCCCACTTAGCCAAATGCCCCAGGGATCTCCACTTCAGCCCTGCTGACCCTAtaaggggtggagtgggagggaCCTCCTGGTTGGCAAATTTGCATGCCGACCAGTGAAGTCATTAGGGAAACTAGGCCCAAGTCCCGAAAAGTAATCAAAGTAGCAGATGGTGAGATAGCTGCTGGGAAAGTGCATTCGCTGGCCAGCCTGATGGGGCAGGCGCCCTGGAGGCTGGTGCTCTCTGCTGGCCCAGCACCTGGCTTCCTCTCCACAgtgtttccccttccttcctcctcgtGGGGGAAGATGGGTCTCAGGTGACTCTCTAGGCCTCCTGGGATTGGGACACAAAAGGTGCTGTGGAAACcctggtggggagtggggagggaggaatctAAGCAGGCATTCCGGAGAAAGTACTAGATGGGTATAAGGAAGGAGTGAGGAGAGAATGTTCTAGTCAGTAGAAAACACGTGCGCATTTCTGCATGGCTGGGCCAGAGCAAGATGCACCCCTGAGGCTGCCCAAGTTAAGTGAGTCTGGACTATTTcctgagggcagtggggaggcaCAGAGGGGCCTTAAGCCAGGACAGGACCTGAGCAGATCTGTACTGTAGGAAGATCAttctgtttgcaaggcggagagTAGATTGATTGGAGTGGGAGGGTCAAGAATGTGACCCAGCTCTCTACAGCTGAAGGAAAtgggagctcagagaagttaagtaaactGTCCCCAGGCCACCCAGCCTCTAAATAGCAGAGCCTGATCAGAGCCCAAATCtctctgacaccaaaaccacGTCGCGGGAGATACAACATGTGTAAGATTCAGCCCCTGCCTTCTGGGAAGGTGGGGTCTAGCTAAAGAGACTGTACTGTCCCCATGGGCAGGTGCCTAGCAGCCCAGGGCAGGCAAGGGTCTTGAAGGAAAGCACAGCAGGAGGAGGCCAGGAAGAGGTCGGGTGCTGGGGGTATCAGGAAAGACTTCACCCCTGGAGAGACTGGCTTTGACCCTGAAGAATGAGTGGAATCTCCCAGGAAGGAGGAGGGTGCTTCTGGTGCAGTAAATGGTCAAGGACACTGAGCTCTGGTGTGAGAAGCAGGGAGATGAGAGAGGACTCGGGGTGatcgtgacacagagacacaggtcGTGGCAAGGGCGTGGGAAGCCCAGCGTGCCAGGCTGAGACTCCTTGCAGACTTGGGGGGCAGTGGGGTGCCATGGAGGCTCTGTGAGCAGGAGATGTCACAACGTGAGAGTCTCAGAAAGAGTGACTATCCCCAAAGACCTCAGGCCACAAGTGCTTCTAACCATTGTaggctcccattttacagaccggGAAGCCGAGGCTCCGAGACCTTAAGTCGCTTTCCCAAGGTCATCTTAACCACTAAGTGCTGTATCTGTGCTCATCCTTCAGAGCTCATTTCAAATGTTGCTTTCCAGGTGCCCCAGGCCAGCACAGTCACCCAGTTATGGGTTCTCACAGCACCCTGTACTGTTTTATGGGCCTCATTACAATTGTAATTAAAGAAGTCATTGGGAAATGAATCGTTTTAATGTCTCTCTCCTCTGCCAGAATATGAGCTCCGTAAGGAAGGGTTCATGTCCTGGGCTACTTCCCCAGCCCTGCGTTGTACTTAGCATGTAGGGGAGACTTTGCACACGTTTCTTGCAGGAAGAGCAGGGAGAATGGGATGATGAGGACAGCGTTACACAGTCTGTGAACTTTGGTGGCAAAATTCTCTGTCCTTCCTCCTGCCCATCCTCATCCCCCTcgcccttctcctcctctccctacTATAGGTGGCTTCTGGCTTGGTGTGGACCAGGAGGGCGCAGAGGGTACCCTGTCTTGGACGGGCACCCTTTTTGGCGTGCTCGCCAGCCTCTGCGTCTCACTCAACGCCATCTACACGAAGAAGGTGCTCCCGGCGGTGGACGGCAGCATCTGGCGTCTGACCTTCTACAACAACGTCAACGCCTGCGTCCTCTTtctgcccctgctcctgctgctgGGGGAGCTCCCGGCCCTCTACAACTTCCCCCAGCTGGGCAGCGCCCACTTCTGGGGCATGATGACGCTGGGCGGCCTGTTTGGCTTCGCCATCGGCTATGTAACAGGACTGCAGATCAAGTTCACCAGTCCCCTGACCCACAACGTGTCCGGCACAGCCAAAGCCTGCGCCCAGACGGTGCTGGCCGTCCTCTACTACGAGGAGACGAAGAGcttcctctggtggatgagcaaCATGATGGTGCTGGGAGGCTCCTCCGCCTATACCTGGGTCAGGGGCTGGGAGATGAAAAAGATTCAGGAGGAGCCCCGCcccaaggaggaggagaagagtaaCGTGGAGGTGTGAGCTTCTCCGGAGACCCTGCGATGGCCCCGCCCAGCCCAGGGAGAATGCCCATGAATGCAGTGAAGGTGTCTCTCTGGACCCAGAGACAGTGGCCTTACAGACCTGATGGGAATCTGGTGGTTGAAATGGAACCAGTGTTTCCAAGTGATGTCAGAAAGTTGCCAAACCTGTCTCGACCCCCTTTCCTATTTCTGGGTTTCTGTCCTCCCCTAGGGAGGAGGGTCCCCCATGGGAAGAGCCAGTTAGGTTCTCTGGAAGAGCACCAGCTCTCTGGGAGTAGGAGAGGGACAGCACCCCCTCCTGTCCCCCTGCCAGGGCCTCCTACCTCCACATGACCTTTGGGGTTGGGGACAGGCCACAACCTTTAAGGGACAGTATTGGCAAAGCCATTACGTCTTCACTTGGACTCAGGGGAGATGGGGGTGTGACCCCACCACAGGCTTAGGATTTGGGAAACCTCACACCTCTGTGCCCCGGGGCAGGCAGCATAGCTTTGGCCCACCCCAAACCAGCCTTCTTTTGGAGGAAAGTGTAGGCTGGGCTGAGGGAGGAAATGAACAAACATTCTCTCTTCTCTGCATTGAGACCAGCAGCCCCCGTGCAAGGGGGTGAAGGATCAGCGGTACCCAAGCCTGGCCCAGGCACCTGCAGGGGCTGCTGGGAAGTGGCCTGGGAGTGGGCTGCATCATGGGAGAGCACCTTTTCCCTGCGCCCTTTCCCCCCCGCTGTCTGCACCCCACGTTTCCACTGTTTGACTGTGGCAGTCATTAACACCCTCCCACAGTTGCTAACACCAGTTTTGCCCGCCTCACTCCCCTGCCCCTGAGGGGCAACTGCCACCTGGCACAAACAATTACCTGGCTCAGGTAACAGCCCCCCAGAAGTGGAGGCAGGGAGCCGCTTTGGCTTCTCCCAACTCTGCCTTCTCCCAACTCTGCCTCTCCAGGGCATGGTGATGGAGCCAGGGTCAGCTCAGAGCCTTCCACCTAAGCTGTGCTGGGCCCCCCAAGATCCAGGTCCCTGCAGGGCAGGTGTTGTAACCTGCTCTTGATGAAGGTGTTAAGCTAACAATTACAAACTTCCCCGAGTCTGGGGCCGAAAGAATCTTCCCTTCCCCTCACCACACCCTCCGGGCCTGAGGGTGGCTTTCACAACTCCTGTCCCTTCTGTTGGGTGTTTTGTT of Balaenoptera ricei isolate mBalRic1 chromosome 8, mBalRic1.hap2, whole genome shotgun sequence contains these proteins:
- the SLC35C1 gene encoding GDP-fucose transporter 1 isoform X1 — translated: MQPGTGTCKPRASLKRSKILHMALMGTSDPSGEAEASHEKPFVLRALQIALVVSLYWVTSISMVFLNKYLLDSPSLRLDTPIFVTFYQCLVTALLCKGLSSLATCCPGTMDFPTLRLDLRVARSILPLSVVFIGMITFNNLCLKYVGVAFYNVGRSLTTVFNVLLSYLLLKQTTSFYALLTCSIIIGGFWLGVDQEGAEGTLSWTGTLFGVLASLCVSLNAIYTKKVLPAVDGSIWRLTFYNNVNACVLFLPLLLLLGELPALYNFPQLGSAHFWGMMTLGGLFGFAIGYVTGLQIKFTSPLTHNVSGTAKACAQTVLAVLYYEETKSFLWWMSNMMVLGGSSAYTWVRGWEMKKIQEEPRPKEEEKSNVEV
- the SLC35C1 gene encoding GDP-fucose transporter 1 isoform X2 → MNRASLKRSKILHMALMGTSDPSGEAEASHEKPFVLRALQIALVVSLYWVTSISMVFLNKYLLDSPSLRLDTPIFVTFYQCLVTALLCKGLSSLATCCPGTMDFPTLRLDLRVARSILPLSVVFIGMITFNNLCLKYVGVAFYNVGRSLTTVFNVLLSYLLLKQTTSFYALLTCSIIIGGFWLGVDQEGAEGTLSWTGTLFGVLASLCVSLNAIYTKKVLPAVDGSIWRLTFYNNVNACVLFLPLLLLLGELPALYNFPQLGSAHFWGMMTLGGLFGFAIGYVTGLQIKFTSPLTHNVSGTAKACAQTVLAVLYYEETKSFLWWMSNMMVLGGSSAYTWVRGWEMKKIQEEPRPKEEEKSNVEV
- the SLC35C1 gene encoding GDP-fucose transporter 1 isoform X3, encoding MALMGTSDPSGEAEASHEKPFVLRALQIALVVSLYWVTSISMVFLNKYLLDSPSLRLDTPIFVTFYQCLVTALLCKGLSSLATCCPGTMDFPTLRLDLRVARSILPLSVVFIGMITFNNLCLKYVGVAFYNVGRSLTTVFNVLLSYLLLKQTTSFYALLTCSIIIGGFWLGVDQEGAEGTLSWTGTLFGVLASLCVSLNAIYTKKVLPAVDGSIWRLTFYNNVNACVLFLPLLLLLGELPALYNFPQLGSAHFWGMMTLGGLFGFAIGYVTGLQIKFTSPLTHNVSGTAKACAQTVLAVLYYEETKSFLWWMSNMMVLGGSSAYTWVRGWEMKKIQEEPRPKEEEKSNVEV